From Clarias gariepinus isolate MV-2021 ecotype Netherlands chromosome 1, CGAR_prim_01v2, whole genome shotgun sequence:
TACACTTCAGTAAAGAGTAGGTACTGAACAAAAACTCCAATGCGTTTCACAATGgtgttagtttttgttttaataaacatttaacccacagcagcagcgacgaGTTtccgaggtgcttatgttaccatggtaacgcatggGGGACGTGACGTCTGTGCTGGTGACGATGCATGGTGTTCAGAACAGTGGATTTTTTATCTAGGGAAGTTTCCTTAACCGACATTCTCTGAACAGGGGAGTAGGgcgcacactttaaagtacactgtggaATGGAACGCAGCCTTTCTCTCCCTGCCTGTTGCTGCTGCGGAAATGTCATactatagaaattaaaatattgaatatattgaatgctaatgttgttataaaatatatactattGAAGTATGTTTAACTCGtaagtaaataatttaattaattttcaagATGtccagtgaaattctttttgtCGTATTATTATTTAGCCTAAATTACAGCAAagatttattgattaaattaagttaaaactAATCGTGCCATATTAATGTTATGTCACCctcgataataataataatgattatagaTATAGAAATCACTTCGCAGAGAACTTGCTCTGACAATATTTGTAAAACGAATGcaataaattagaattttcttcttcttttatatttaaggCTTCTTCTGATCTTTTTCTGGCCTGTAACGTAGCTCCGCCCCTAAACTTCTTTAAAAGGCAATCCCTTATTAATCTACACTTGTAAAATTAATACTATAGACGAAAAAAATTAGAGATTCTTACACACCGAACAGAAACTGTATTTCTTCTGCGTTCGGTTGTGGGTTTGAGATATCAGGGTTTGAGTTGTTTTAAAGTTTGCGCACCcctgatttaaaatgactggaatgtgtttttgctctctctctctctctctcggtttGTATTTTCTGCGACAGTTGtggtatattttttaataagtcTCCTATTGTAGACCATTTAACATATGGATTCCAGAAGTATGAATTGATTCTGAATACAAAAACATGATCCAACAAATCGATAAAAAACacagaagaataaaaaatcgATTCAGATGCATAATCGATGAAATAGCATGGATCTACTTGTTCAATTTATTCATTAAGATTGTGTGGCATGTGCGTTTTATCCATCTATAGTTACACTTAATGTTGTTCAGTGAACCTGAGACAAACTAGTCTCTCCTCCTCAGATCACTCTGATTCTCTCATGAGCCTCTGCATCGCTCTCCTTTTCTCACATGTTTTTCTCTTGACATTCTGACTCTTACatattgtctttctttctttaccgTTTCCACGATCTGTTTGTTTTCTCCTTTCTTCTGGTCCTCGATAGAAATCTGGATCATCTTCACGTCGTGCTGAACGCTAGTGAGTGTGCTTCCTATTGTGGCGACACTCTGTAGGGGAAAAAGAAACCCAGACATGCACAAATTACCGAAACGTGTTAAGATGATCGGTTTCGAGGAGCACGAGAGCGTTTCCTGAGGTGAGCGGCTCTTTGAACTCGTCCCCGATGCGGGTGCGTACCTTCTGGAGCTCTTCTACGGTTGTTGGGAGAGTGATTAAATCCGATGCTGATTTGATGTTCGCCTTCAGATGGTTAACAGCCGAGTCCAGCGTGCTTATCTACACAGGAGATGGGACAGaaattgttttatctttttaaacacCTATTCACACACTCCACATCAGTGTTTGGTAACAAACGCATATGTTTAGTTCAGCTCACATGCTGTTCAGGGTGTTCACGTGTacactttgtttttcttctaATGTCACGAGTGTATTCGTATTAAAGAGCCATTAACAGGAAACcgaagagagaagaagaagaagaagtctgGAGCAGTAAATTATGCATGAGAGTGCACTTCGGGATCTCGGTGCGGGTCGTAATACGATCGTAcgcattagaaataaaaaaagcgcTGAGAGAATCAGTTCAATAAGTCGCCATTAACCTGAACTACATTGTTGTGCCATAATATCACGTTGTGGCTTTAAATCAGATTCTGCGTACCTTTTTGTTAATATCTGTAAGATTGGCCCATAATTTATTTAAGCCCCTGTCTCCGTTCTCGATGTCCTCCAGCGCTCTCTGCCTGGCCTTCAGATCCTCGCTTAGTATCGGGATTTCATGTAAGGACTGCTTCTGACTCGACTCCACTGTTaaggcaaggaaaaaaaaaaaaaaaaaaatacagatgatGAAAAAAGTGCCTGTACAGTTATGCAgcctttaaaagtaaaaaatatataaattgtgGAGTAGAAATAAAATCTCACTGGTGCGCAGTTTTTCCTTCAGCGAATCCAAATCTTCTTTAAGTGCAATCTGCATCCATATGAGTCCGGCGCACGCCATAAGGCACGCGGCCAGGACGATGAACACGCACAGCGGGTAGCACACCGAGCAGCACTGAGCCGACCCCctgcacaaaacacacactcaagtgTCACACACATAGAAAAACCTCTACTCCAAGCCTTATCatcgtttatatatatatatatatatatatatatatatatatatatatatatacacacacacacacacgtgtatgcatgtatgtatgtgtgtatatatatatatatatatatatataacagaatAACACATTTTACTGTGCACTTCATATCTTCTTTTACTtctaagtctgtgtgtgtgtgtgtatgtgtgtgtgtgtgtgtgtgcggctaTCATCTCTGCGCTCGAGTGTCTTTCGACTGACGCAAGATGGGTGCAAAAACTATGTTTCTATCCCCTgaggaaaaatatttttcaggATCATGATTTAATGCTTAGGTTTGGCGAGCGTTCTTTTATTCATgagcaagaaaagaaaaacgagGAAGTAAATAAAGAGGTTTAGATTCTGTCACGTGTCGAGTGTCATGTGACTCCCTGAGAGAAACAAAAGTGCAAGTCGAGATGAGTTGAAAGCTCCATGTCTATGAAGACATTTATTACACTACTTTATGATAatattacattacagtacagaACCGGAATTACTTCCTGTATGTTATcgcgatgatgatgattaatatcattaatattaacTTCAAAGGCTACGACTGTATCAAAGTGTGTAACAACTGCACTCCACACGTGTATTATGGATATGTTTATTACACAGCACTTTATTGGCCGTACACCAGTTTCGACAGATGTTTATTAATtgtggtctgttttttttaggaGATATCCAATAGGTGGTGCTGTAAAACCTCCAGCAACAACGTGCACATTTGAAGGAAAACGCCCTTTTTTGCAGGAGTGTTTTGTTGTCTCAGGCAAACATTAGCACCAAGACAGGTTTCAGTGACATTTGAAGACGTGGTACCACAATCCagacttttatattttgtttttataatcatgtttacattttattacataaaagaATTGTTTACAAATTTTTTGAAGGGCTATGTAAGTATTAAAATTTGGGTAGCtgtatagaataaaaaaaaatcccttatgtaaaaattttatatataaggtTGTTTAATTTTGTGTGCATTTATAGATAAAACAGTTTCCATTTCCCAGCAAGCAAATGGgcataaataacaacaataaacacGCTGATATCACCACTAACTATTggccaaataattattttaaacctcAGCAAGCGTCCCGGATATAAATTTTACAATTCATAGTACtatagtagtattagtagtagtaccaATATCAATCGTAATTGTAGTGATTCTAATAGTAGCAGGAACAATGCTACAATTAATGTTCTAGTAGTAGTAGTGAATAGtcataacattaatattaatactagTAATAAAAAGGTAGAAGTAGTATATTCATTAACAGTAGTATTAATAGTGATGGCAGtcgtgtaataataataataatacgagtACCAATAGTTATAGTACATGATAGTAATGATAGTAACAGTAGTAAGAAGTAATAATACTAGTTGTAGTAAGAAGTAATTATAGTAGCATGAGTAATAATAGTAAAGGAGAccgtagtagtaatagtagaaATAGAAGTAATAGAAGCAGTAATAGTAGGAGCAGCAGCAGTAGTGAAGGTATGCGTAAGAGTAATAGTACAGGAGCTGCTCCAAAAGTAGTATTAGTGATAGTAGTAATAGCAGCAGCAGAAGTATTAGTAACACTAGTAATAGTACTACTAGTgacagtagtagtagttgtgATAATAGCCGTAATATTAATAGAAATAGAAGCAGTAGCAATAGTAATAGTAGTTAGTAGTAGCAGCACCAGCATCACTAGTCATAGTACCAGCAGTAACGGCATCAGTAATAATAATGTCAGTAATCTGCAATAAGTTTCAGTAATCAGGAGTGACAGTGTCAGTAATATCAGGAGTGACAGTGTCAGTAATATCAGGAGTGACAGTGTCAGTAATATCAGGAGTGACAGTGTCAGTAATATCAGGAGTGACAGTGTCAGTAATATCAGGAGTGACAGTGTCAGTAATGACAGtgtcagtgacgtgagcagtgACAGtgtcagtgacgtgagcagtgACAGTGTCAGTAACGTCAGCAGTAACAGTGTCAGTAACGTCAGCAGTAACAGTGTCAGTAACGTCAGCAGTAACAGTGCGAGTGATATCAGCAGTAACCGTGTCAGTGATATCAGCAGTAAACGTGTCAGTGATATCAGCAGTAACAGTGTCAGCGATATCAGCAGTAACAGTGTCAGCGATATCAGCAGTAACAGTGTCAGCGATATCAGCAGTAACAGTGTCAGTGACGTCAGCAGTAACAGTGTCAGTGACGTCAGCAGTAACAGTGCGAGTGATATCAGCAGTAACAGTGCGAGTGATATCAGCAGTAACAGTGTCAGTAACGTCAGCAGTAACAGTGTCAGTAACGTCAGCAGTAACAGTGTCAGTAACGTCAGCAGTAACAGTGTCAGTAACGTCAGCAGTAACAGTGCGAGCGATATCAGCAGTAACAGTGTCAGCGATATCAGCAGTAACAGTGTCAGTAACGTCAGCAGTAACAGTGCGAGTGATATCAGCAGTAACAGTGTCAGTAACGTCAGCAGTAACCGTGTCAGTGATATCAGCAGTAAACGTGTCAGTGATATCAGCAGTAAACGTGTCAGTGATATCAGCAGTAACAGTGTCAGCGATATCAGCAGTAACAGTGTCAGCGATATCAGCAGTAACAGTGTCAGCGATATCAGCAGTTACAGTGTCAGCGATATCAGCAGTAACAGTGTCAGCGATATCAGCAGTAACAGTGTCAGCGATATCAGCAGTAACAGTGTCAGTGACGTCAGCAGTAACAGTGCGAGTGATATCAGCAGTAACAGTGCGAGTGATATCAGCAGTAACAGTGTCAGTAACGTCAGCAGTAACAGTGTCAGTAACGTCAGCAGTAACAGTGCGAGCGATATCAGCAGTAACAGTGTCAGCGATATCAGCAGTAACAGTGTCAGTAACGTCAGCAGTAACAGTGCGAGTGATATCAGCAGTAACAGTGTCAGTAACGTCTGCAGTAACAGTGTCAGTAACGTCAGCAGTAACAGTGCGAGTGATATCAGCAGTAACAGTGTCAGCGATATCAGCAGTAACAGTGTCAGCGATATCAGCAGTAACAGTGTCAGCGATATCAGCAGTAACAGTGTCAGCGATATCAGCAGTAACAGTGTCAGCGATATCAGCAGTAACAGTGTCAGTAACGTCAGCAGTAACAGTGTCAGTGACGTCAGCAGTAACAGTGTCAGTGACGTCAGCAGTAACAGTGTCAGTGACGTCAGCAGTAACAGTGCGAGTGATATCAGCAGTAACAGTGCGAGTGATATCAGCAGTAACAGTGTCAGTAACGTCAGCAGTAACAGTGTCAGTAACGTCAGCAGTAACAGTGCGAGCGATATCAGCAGTAACAGTGCGAGCGATATCAGCAGTAACAGTGTCAGCGATATCAGCAGTAACAGTGTCAGTAACGTCAGCAGTAACAGTGCGAGTGATATCAGCAGTAACAGTGTCAGTAACGTCAGCAGTAACAGTGTCAGTAACGTCAGCAGTAACAGTGTCAGAAACGTCTGCAGTAACAGTGTCAGTAACGTCAGCAGTAACAGTGCGAGTGATATCAGCAGTAACCGTGTCAGTGATATCAGCAGTAACAGTGCGAGTGATATCAGCAGTAACAGTGCGAGTGATATCAGCAGTAACAGTGCGAGTGATATCAGCAGTAACCGTGTCAGTGATATCAGCAGTAACAGTGCGAGTGATATCAGCAGTAACAGTGTCAGTGATATCAGCAGTAAACGTGTCAGTGATATCAGCAGTAAACGTGTCAGTGATATCAGCAGTAAAAGTGTCAGTGATAGCAGTAACAGTGCGAGTGATATCAGCACTAACAGTGCGAGTGATATCAGCAGTAACAGTGTCAGCGATATCAGCAGTAACAGTGTCAGTAACGTCAGCAGTAACAGTGCGAGTGATATCAGCAGTAACAGTGCGAGTGATATCAGCAGTAACAGTGTCAGTAACGTCAGCAGTAACAGTGTCAGTAACGTCAGCAGTAACAGTGTCAGTAACGTCAGCAGTAACAGTGTCAGTAACGTCAGCAGTAACAGTGTCAGAAACGTCAGCAGTAACAGTGCGAGTGATATCAGCAGTAACCGTGTCAGTGATATCAGCAGTAACAGTGCGAGTGATATCAGCAGTAACAGTGCGAGTGATATCAGCAGTAACAGTGCGAGTGATATCAGCAGTAACCGTGTCAGTGATATCAGCAGTAACAGTGCGAGTGATATCAGCAGTAACAGTGTCAGTGATATCAGCAGTAAACGTGTCAGTGATATCAGCAGTAAACGTGTCAGTGATATCAGCAGTAAAAGTGTCAGTGATAGCAGTAACAGTGCGAGTGATATCAGCACTAACAGTGCGAGTGATATCAGCAGTAACAGTGTCAGCGATATCAGCAGTAACAGTGTCAGTAACGTCAGCAGTAACAGTGCGAGTGATATCAGCAGTAACAGTGCGAGTGATATCAGCAGTAACAGTGTCAGTAACGTCAGCAGTAACAGTGTCAGTAACGTCAGCAGTAACAGTGTCAGTAACGTCAGCAGTAACAGTGTCAGTAACGTCAGCAGTAACAGTGTCAGAAACGTCAGCAGTAACAGTGTCAGTAACGTCAGCAGTAACAGTGTCAGAAACGTCTGCAGTAACAGTGTCAGAAACGTCAGCAGTAACAGTGTCAGTAACGTCAGCAGTAACAGTGCGAGTGATATCAGCAGTAACCGTGTCAGTGATATCAGCAGTAAACGTGTCAGTGATATCAGCAGTAAACGTGTCAGTGATATCAGCAGTAACAGGTTCAGTAATATCAGCAGTAACAGTGTCGGTGACATTAGCAGTAACAGTGTCGGTGACATTAGCAGTAACAGGTTCAGTAATATcagcagtaataataataatatcatcatcatcatcatcagtattTACTTGCGGAAAGCCCCGGGCCCGAGGCTCAGGCTGCGGAACTCCTCCTCATCGTCCTCCTCCCCGGAGCTGGAGGCGCTCTCGGTGTCCGAGTCCCCGGTGTCTCCGCGCAGCAGAAGCCGGTGTCCGGAGCTCTTCTTCGGCTTCTTGCGCTTCCCGTCCCCGAGTCCGATCAGCGCGTTCAGCTCCTTGCgtttcttcatcttcttctgcGGGGTGAGCAGCGGCCCCGAGCCCGGCTTCAGGCCCACCAGGTCCAGCGTCTTCTCCAGGGTTGTCCTGCCCGgtcgggggagggggggtggggcGGGGGGCTaatacttatacacacacagccttTATGTGTTTACTCTCACCTGAGTTGGGTTAAACCGCCGAGCTAACACTTTTCCGGGTGTGTcagcacacacactgtctctctttcacacacactctctctctcacataaaCACAGCGCTCTGCGACTTCACACAAAGATTCACATTCagtttctgttatttatttattagctttAGCCTGTTAGCCTGCTAACTCGGCTAGCTACACACACTAACGCCTGCTTTAACACGCTTTCCGCCGCTCGCTGCTGCACCCTATTAAAATTTATCACTTTAACAAGTTTATAATGATCGATACGatgaactaaaatgacgatttaaaataaatacgtGAATAAAAACACCGCTTCCTTTTCCGCTCAGCGTTTTCTGCCGCACCACAGCGGAGAGGTGCTGAATGACGTCACACCGGCTGTCATGGCGATCGAGTGAACTCTTCTACACGGACAAAATAAAAGCCTTAGAAACAAACCGCATCActgtttttcagtgtttttataCCACACTGCGGGAGAATGGTCTAAACGTGTTCAGTCTGAAG
This genomic window contains:
- the efcab14 gene encoding EF-hand calcium-binding domain-containing protein 14; amino-acid sequence: MKKRKELNALIGLGDGKRKKPKKSSGHRLLLRGDTGDSDTESASSSGEEDDEEEFRSLSLGPGAFRKGSAQCCSVCYPLCVFIVLAACLMACAGLIWMQIALKEDLDSLKEKLRTMESSQKQSLHEIPILSEDLKARQRALEDIENGDRGLNKLWANLTDINKKISTLDSAVNHLKANIKSASDLITLPTTVEELQKSVATIGSTLTSVQHDVKMIQISIEDQKKGENKQIVETASLTPAQDDNGRNVNGGSAENGSSTTSLSPVSARQRRFISKREKATPQTLTFPGISSAQDLEKLIYTRLEDTSKGVTYPELRKIFGASTPVSRLLEPFDADMDHRYTLEELRAATAL